The Panthera leo isolate Ple1 chromosome D1, P.leo_Ple1_pat1.1, whole genome shotgun sequence region TCTACCTGaacaggtggggtgggagggccgGCCCCCTCTCTTCCCCAGTCCTCACCCCGCTTCCCAGCTCAGTGTGGCCGACTGCAGGGGGCTCGGGCCACCACCTCCCTGGCCACCCTCCAGGCGCCGGGCTGCAGCTTCTGACCTCTGACCGGAGGCGGGACTGGCCACCCTCTTGCAGACCCCTGGGTAGCCGCACAGCCCGGGCTTCCCACCGGGAGCGGCTCGGGCTGTGGGTCCAGCATCTTGCTCAGCGGGCCGCCTGGGGAGAACCGGACCCTGGTCGGGAGTCACCACAACTCCTCCTGGGTCCGTCAGCCCGGCTTTCCCTGGGCCTGATGAGAGGAAGATGTGGCCCCTGGGTCACTGATGGCCTAGAGGGGACAAAGCCCTGGGCCCCAACCTGAAGCAGGGCCTCTGGAGACGAGGATTCTGGGGGCTTTCCACGGGAGGTGACCCCAGTTGGGCCTTGAGTGCCAGATGCTGCTAGAGGCGGCCATGGGCCAAGGTTGGTGTGGAGCGCGGCCTCCGTCATGCCATCTGGAAGCAGCCCCCAGTGTGTCTGTGCCTGCCGCAGAGAAGGCCCCCACCCCGGTGGCCCTTGCCCCACACGGAGGGTGGGGTCACCTACGTGCAGGGGCCTCGTCTCTCCCCTCAGGGCGGTGCCAGAGGCCCTGATGGGGGTGTGCCAGGCCTGGACGTGTGGGCAGCGTGTGAGCGGGCAACCCTGCCGACCACCAGTGGTCACcgtgccaccaccaccccccccagagCCCTCACCCTCCAGAGCCTGCCCACTTGCCCTTCTGGCTGAATGCCAGCTCAAACCCTGCCCTCAGCCTGGCCCCTGCCTGGGTGCTGCGCTCTGTCCCTTGATCAGAGCTTGGTCGGTGTAAATACCCAGCAGCCGGGCTGGGCAGAGCCACCCCTGGAGGCTGGTCTTTTCCTGTGAAGCCTCGGGCCCAGGGTGGGTGGACAGGGGGAGGGGACCCAGGAGGTTGGCCAGTCCCAGGCCCAGGGACGGACAGTGCGGTGCTGTGGCTCCCCTGGGTGggcggagaggggcagggaggtagGGCAGGGCTGCGGGTGGGGAGCAGGCAGGAGGCCGTGCTCTGGGATTTCGGAGGTGATAGGAGGTGAAGGCCAAGGGGGAGGGCTGGAGGCCACAGGTAGTAGAGGGAGGGCCGCGTTTGGCCTGGTGCTTTCTGGGTGTGGGGACCGGCCAGGAAGAAGACCGTGAGCTCAAACACTAAGTCTGGAGAAGGGTCTGGAGGTGGGAGGGTGCTCAGCACAGGCTGAGCggagatgtgggggtggggggcagttgggtgaggatgtggacagagAGCGTCCCTGGGAACAGCAGGTGCACGGGCCCCAGGGCAGGAGTGAGCTGACTTCGCTGCCGCCTCCTGCAAGCCCTCCCTGGTTTGTGTCGTTTTCACGCAGAGGAGGGTCCCCTCCTTGGGCTCCTAGCTTTCACTTCCCTGTCTGCCCGCTGCCTTGACCCTGGCCCATTTCCGCTGGCAGACCAGGAGCGCCTGAGGTCTGGGCGGCATCTCGTGGCCTGCAGGCTACACGGGGTGTGGGATTGGAGCCCCTCCCCTTGGGGAGAAGGAAGTCCCCTCCCTTCCGGATCCTTCCATCCTTGTGGGTCTTCggagagcaccccccccccccaccctccacccttcaCCCTTTGCTTCTGACTTGGCTCCGGCTGGTGCTGGTGGCACCCGACGCTCAGGCCGGAGGCTTGGTGTGGGGGCTGGCAGGGGTCCCCCGTGCTCCAGGGGTCCCCCGTGCTCGAGGGGCAAGGGCGGCcgacttcctcttttctctcttcccagggACCCTAACGCGCAGCCCGGGGGCGAGCTGATGCTGGGTGGCACGGACTCCAAGTACTACCAGGGCTCCTTGTCCTACCTGAACGTCACCCGCAAGGCATACTGGCAGGTTCACATGGACCAGTGAGTGTggggcccctcccagcccccccgcGGCAGGCCTCTGGGCAGCTCCAGCTCTCGGGGCTGGGAGGCTGCGGTGGGGGTGCTGGGCCCTGGACCCCCCGGCCCTGGGTGCCTGTCCCACCTCCTGGCACCCAGCTGAGCCCCTGGCCCCTGGGCTCgggccctgccctgcttgtgatGTCAAAGGCGGCTGGCTGTTAACGTGCTCTTGGCCTTTTGGGCCCCAGCCCGCCTCCACCCGCAGCCGAAGAGAGGGTCCTGAAAAGGCGGGGGTCCCAGGCGGCCCTGGCGGTAGGACTGACCacccccccggccccaccccgAGCCCAGCCAGGGGCCTCATACCTCCTCCCCCTCAGGGTGGACGTGGGCACCAGCCTGACTCTGTGCAAGGGGGGCTGTGAGGCCATCCTGGACACGGGCACCTCCCTCATGGTGGGCCCCGTGGACGAGGTGCGCGAGCTGCAGAAGGCCATTGGGGCTGTGCCGCTGATCCAGGGCGAGGTGAGTGGGCCCGGCTGTGTGGGCAGGatgccgccccccccacccccccaccccccgccggccACACCTaaactctcttccctccctcagtACATGATCCCCTGCGAGAAGGTGTCCACCCTGCCCGAGGTCACTCTGAAGCTGGGGGGCAAAGGGTACAAGCTGTCCTCGAAGGACTACACGCTCAAGGTCAGTAGGGGCAGGTGGGCGGGGCGCTGACCACCAGGGCACAGGGCACAAGCTGTCCTCGAAGGCCTACACGCTCGAGGTcagcgggggctggggggcagggcaggggcaggtgggcgGGGCGCTGACCACCAGGGCCGTCCCAGGTGTCGCAGGGCGGGAGGACCATATGCCTGAGCGGCTTCATGGGGATGGACATCCCCCCGCCCGGTGGGCCACTCTGGATCCTGGGTGACGTCTTCATCGGCCGCTACTACACCGTGTTCGACCGGGACGAGAACCGGGTGGGCCTGGCCGAGGCCACCAGGCTGTAGCCGCCGCGCCCGCCGCGGAGGAGGGAGtccaggaggaggaggccggCCGCCCCCGCCCTCCTGGCCGCCCCACCACACACTTTCACACTCACACCCCGGCTCCGGCCCGCTGATTTCTTCTGCGGTTTTCCCCAGCCCTGGTTGTGGAAGTCCCGCCCACACACCcgtccctctgtctgtctgtctgtctgtctgtctgtctgatgGAGGGCCGGGTGCGGGCAGCAGCCGTGGGCTGATCAGCACGGAGCCACTGCACTAACTCGGAAGACCGGGTCCCGCTTTGTGGCCGGCCCCTTTGTATCCCAGGACCCGTCCCCCGGGTCGtcccccgcctccccagccctgggggcctGGCTGCCCAGGCAGGGCCTCTGGACTGAGCCCACACCCTGTGCCAGGCTGCTCTCTGGGTTCCTCCTCTGCCCGGCCTGGGGTCCCGGCCCCACCCGTGCTTCTGCGTGGGCCCGTCGAGAAAGGGCCAGCCGAGGCCCGAGGACAAGCAGGAAGGGGTTGGAAGGGTAGGGGCTCAGAGACCAAAGCCAGCCTTGTGACACGTGTGGGTCATCCTGCGGCTTGACCTCGTCCAGGAGGGCGCTCGTGGGTCCAGGGTTGGGGAAAAAGGGGAAGGGGGCTGGTGCCACCGTCTCTGGTGGCTGGGAGCCAATGTTGATGTGAAAATACAGTTGTTTGGgcctcttttttgtgtgttggcATGTGTCGTGTTTGGTGGGAGGGAGGTTCTGAATGCGGACGTGGGAAGGAGCTGGTGTGGCCAGTGTGAGGCTGTTTCAGAGGCCTGACTCACAGCTGGGCTGGGGCGGGGTCGGAGCGGGGGCCTTTGGGGGTGCCCTGGCTCCCAgaccccagcccccctgccctgcacaAGGGACCCTGGAGGCTTTGGTTTGCCGCCCAGCCTCGAGCCTGAGATGCCACTGGCAGGGAGCGGGCTGGTAGTGAGGCCCGGGGCTGTGACCAGCCGGATATGGCCTTGGCGGGAGGCCGCAGGACGGGGCTTTCAGAGTGGTCCAGGTGAGCACCTGCCGTGCTTTCTGCCAGAAGCGGGGCCCTGGACTTCCCTGGTCCCCCTGCACACCCGTTAGAATCTAGGACAGGCGCCTGCGTGGGGCTGATGGCAAGGGCACCCCGCCTCCCCCTGGGGCTCCCAGCCAGCACCTGAACGCAGCCTCTGTGCAAAGCCGGCACCAGAGCAGGCCAGCCTGGGGTCCTGAGACCTCGGCTCGGGGGTCCCAGTTAGGAATCCCTCAGGTGGCGTGACCTTCCTGGTGGTCCAGCCTGTTGGGCGTTCCCTGAGGGGCCCTCGGGAGTATCTACCCAGATGCAGCTGCACGGCCAGGAGGTTTTAAGGGATGAACGGGAGTCTGTGAGCAGCTGGGATCAGTGGCTCCGGACCCTTGCCGGACGCCCACCCCCTGCAGGTGTGAAGAAACGGCAAACGTTTCCCGCGGCACCGTCCCGGTACCCCCTCAGCCTTCAGGGGCGTGGCTGTTGAGGGGGGTCGGGGCTGCACCCCAGAACTGAGCCCTCACTGGCACCTTTAAGAGACATTCAGCTAGAATCGCAGGGAGGCTGGTAACACGCGCCTGAAACATGAGTGGGGAGCCTGGAGTCGCAGAGCCGCAGGGCCTGGCAAGGCTGCCGGGGAGGCCGCCTCATCCGAGCCCTCGTGCGCCGAGAGGCCTGGCGTCAGGGCGGGCCGGGAGGGAGGCCGCACTCTGCACCACTGCCCGGCTCCTGCCGGCTGCCCTGGGCTCTGTCTCCCACCACCCGCCGTGCCGCTTGCCACACAGCTCTGGCCCTGGGCCGGGACGCCACCCGCATCCCCTCTCTGGGACTTGGGGACCAGCGCCGCTGGATGCCCCCGGCCCTTCCCCCGACGCTACGGCGATGAGCGCAGGCCGGGCCTCCAGCCCCTACCGGCCGTTGGGGTGCTGACGCGCCTGCCCAGAGCCAGGACCGTATGGCTGGCTGGCTCGGGCTGCTGGTCGGCGTCCTCCGGACTCCGGAGTCTGACTCCGGGCTCAGGTCCAGCCTCTACGGTCCAACCAACCTTAAGCCTCTGGTCTGTCTTTAGAAGATGGGTGATAACAGGGCACTCCTCGCCAGGGGCCTGGCGGAGACCCACGGGGTGCCCAGCTCAGCGCCTGGCACTCTTCCTGGCGGGCTTGCTGGGCTCTGCATCAGCACCGCAGGCTCCAGTGGGCATTTCCTGCCTCTTGCCCTTGCCTGGAGGACACCCCACCCAAATCGAGCCCCTTCCTTCGCCTACTGGGTGGAGGCCCGTGGGGGCTGgagcccccttcccccaaccgCCCTGGGTTCTGGGGTCCTCAGAAGGAGGCAGCCTCAAGGCAGTCTGGAGCAGGCCCCCGGGGGCCAGGAGGACTCCTGTGCAGACCAGCTCTGTTGGCCGCTGCCTGCAGCCTGCCTGCCTAGAGCAGcgtggggcggggcctggggcaggtgagGCAGTGCTGGGCCCCCGGGGACCCGGTAGTGTGGCTGCACACCTTAGGTCAGGCGCCCCCCGAGGCCTGGGggtccaggtgcccccaagcgaGGGCCCTTGGCAAGGGGGCAGTGGGTGTCGCATGAAGGAGAACTGAATCCTGGTCCCCCCACAGTCCCCGTCACCTTCATGCCCGGGGGCTCTTGGTCTGGGTCCAGCTGTGCCCAGGGCGTGGGCCAGGATGGAGGGTGGCCCTGGTGCTTGGGACCCCTCCCACTCACAGAGGGTTTTGTCAGCCTCCTGGAGGTTCTGGGGGTTCCTGAGGCCATGGATGAGGCTGGGCCCTGGAGGCCAGGGGGCGGGGCTGGAAAAGGGAGGGCTGCGGAGGGGGTGGGGCCTGTCCAGGGTTCAGAGAGGGCCTAGGGCTCATAGCACACAGAGGTTCGGGGAGAGCAGGGGGTTGGCAGAGGACTGGGCCAGAGGCGGGCAAGGACTCCAGGAGAGAAGGGGCCCCTGGGAAGGCCCAGGCTCAGAGGAGAGAGGGTCGTGGAGACGGCGGATTGACCAGATTGAGCTGGTCGAAGGAAAAGGGGGCTTTAGGACTGGAGAGGCTCTGGGTGCAGTCAGGGCCTCAGAGGACAGGGACTtggagggagctggggaaggaaaccTGGGGCCCCGGTGCATAGACACAACTTCTGGGGGGCTTTGgaggctttggattctgtggagGCTGGTGGGTTGGTAAAGAGAACCCAACTCGGAGGGCACTTGCATGGTGAGGTGAGGGGCTCcgggagaggcaaagagggccGCGGCTTCTCCCTTGCAGACGGACCCCCTGGGACTTCTGCAGGAAGGGGAGGTCAGCTGGGGACAAGTGTGAGAGGGAATGAGAGGGCGTGGTATGAATGGAGGCTCCCAgaaggggctgggctgggtgggccGGTGTTGATTAGGGGAAGGGGCATCTGCAGGGGAAGGGGCCCAGGTGGGTCAGGCAGGGCTGGCAGAGAGGCATGGGCAGCTGAGTGGACTTGTCTCCAAGGAGATAAGTGTCATTAGGGGCTTGGACAAGGACATCTGGCCCCATGGGCAGAGGGGACACACAGGTGAGAGGTCACGGCCTTGGAGACTGGACTGTATGAGGAATGCaggttcgggggggggggggctcggggctctgggctgggctgtgTGGGTCAGACCTGGGGAAAGGGGGTCTGGAGCTTCCACGAGGGTGGGCCCAGAAAGGACAGGGCCACATGGGGGCCAGCCAGCACGGCTCAGGGAAGGCCTGGACTTGGTGGCCTCTGGGGCTGGGAACCTGGTTAGTGGCAGGATTGTGCAGAGGTGGGTAACGGGATGGGGGCTCAGTGAGGTGCACCCTGCTCAGGCAGGTGCTACAGCTGGGGACCTGGGGCCTTCGAGGGGCTTGGTTCTGGCGAGGGGTGCACGAGAACAGGAGAGCAgatgggggctgggctgggtgagGGGCACGGGCCAGAGTACCGGGGGCTCTGCGTGGGCTGGGTGCTTGGTGAGGCCAGGACTCCAGGAGGGGCAAGGATGggcatgtggggaggggagggacacagcAGTCAGAGAGGGGGCAGCGGAGGGGAAGGGCTCAGACAGCCATGCCGGTGGCCAcggtggggcagagggggacagcAGGAGGATGAAGGGGCTCCCtcctggagagacagacaggggtgggcctgggggctcggcaagagggagggacagggagggaggcgagggagacacagcaggagAGGACACCGGGTGGCCCTGTGGGAGGACCCGCCCCGAAGCCCCCCACAACCCTCACCCCGCCGGCTctgcgccccctccccagggtccGGCTTCCGGCCGGTGCCTGAGGCCCCCACCCTGCGGgcgggaggaggcggggaggtgGCTGCGGCCGCCGGCGCCGTGAGTCAGGCTGGGGCTGCAGCCGCGCGGCCGGCCTGGCGCTGCGGAGGGAGCTCAGGAGCGGGGACAGCGGCGCCGCCAGCCCCGCGTGCTCCCCCCGCCGAGGCTGGGCCGCCGGGACGCGGAGCGGCCGGGCAGACAGCGAGCCGCGGGCCGGCGGAAGGACGCGCGGACCGCGGTGCAGGCATCCGTCTGCCCGCCCAGGAGTCGCCAGCAGGTGAGGGCGCGCCGTCCGCGCGGCCGTTCAGACCCCGGCGGCCCCGGGCGGCGGGGCGATGGCCACAGACCCCtgcgggggttgggggcggggggcgcaggGCGCGAGCGTCTCGGTGCCTGGCCGGAGGGGTGCTCGTCTGGCAGAGTGTCCTTGCGCGTCTGTTTGTGGCGCGGGCTGGGTGGCTCCCTGGGAGCGTGTGCTGGGGTCCCCGGGGCCGCTCTGGGCCGGgccgggggttgggggcggggacgGCGTGCGCGAGTTTGGAGCCCCTGCAGTCGCCCCGCTGCCATCCCTGGGCGATTGCGTCGGATCCTTGTGGCTGTGTGTGTACAAGCTGCGTGTCACAGGGCAGGGCTTTTCCCTGGCATCTCGGCGCACAGCGTGCCCAGGGTCTGGGGAGCCTTTGGTGTCCGATGTGTTAGGGGCGTCAGCGTGCAGGTGCCCCAGAGGGCTCTGCTCATTCTGCCAGATGGTGGCGGAGACACCGTCATTGTGGGTCTGTGTGCCCTGTGCGCGTACCGGGGTGTTTGGGACGCTGGCGTGCTGTGTTTATTGCAACAGCGTGTTGGTTGGGGCGTTGCTgggtacgggggggggggggggtgctgttgTGTGTCAGTGGGTGAATGTTTGTGCGCAGATGGCAAAGTGATGAAAAGCCCCCGATGTTCCTGCCAAGGCGGCTGTGAAGGGCTGTGGCACCGGGGTGcccggggcgggtgggggaggcaggtggcAGGCTGGCAGCCTCGGTGGGGATTTCCAGCTCCTCTGGGGCTGCTCGCGAGTCTGCAGGGGAGATGCTGCAGGACATCGGGGCGAGCCCTGCAGGGCGGGCGGgacccagctccctcctcctctccccctgcctccaggcccagggcccaggccagTGCCCAGCCCCGCTGGGAGCCCCGGCCAGCACCACGGACGGCGCCCAGGAAGCCCGAGTCCCCCTGGACGGGGCCTTCTGGATTCCGAGGCCCCCGGCAGGCTCCCCGAAGGGTTGCTTTGCCTGCGTGTCCAAGCCCCCGGCCCTGCAGGCTCCAGCGGCCCCGGCCCCTGAGCCCTCGGCATCGCCCCCCATGGCGCCCACCCTGTTCCCCATGGAATCCAAGAGCAGCAAGACGGACAGCATGCGGGCTTCGGGCGCCCCCCAGGCCTGCAAACACCTGGCCGAGAAGAAGACCATGACGAACCCCACGACGGTCATCGAGGTCTACCCGGACACCACCGAGGTCAACGACTACTACCTGTGGTCCATCTTCAACTTCGTCTACCTCAACTTCTGCTGCCTGGGCTTCATTGCGCTGGCCTACTCCCTCAAAGTGAGCCGGGCAGGGGCGCGGGGGGCAGAGGAGCGGGTCCCGGCAGGTGGGGGCCGCCTCGCGGGATCCGGAGACAGGTGGATGCTGGCCAGCTCTGAGCCCGCAGGGAGGGGCTGCCCTCCCCATCCTGGGCTGCGGAAGCTTCCAGGGCGTCTTGACAGGGCTCGGGGGCCGCAGGACTGGGTTCTCTACACAGCCAGCTTAGTCCTCAAGGTGCAGACTCGGGGCTCGGTCTGTCCTCTGGGCCGTGGGAATTACACTCAGATGTAGCTGCCCCTGGGcactcggggggtggggggagccagcGCACAGATGCAGACCCTCAGCACCCTTCCCGTGTCACGGCTCGGGGCCCTCACAGGGGGACCTGAAACCAGGCAGACCTTCAGAAGGAGGCCACGGTAGCCGGGGTCTCCGACCACGGTGGACAAGGTCACtgctttctgccttccttctcccacACTCTTTCTAGACGTCTGTCCTggtggccggggagggggggcgtcCAGGGGGAGAGAGGCATGACCCCAAACCCTGAGTGAGTACAACTTTGGGAAGCCCCTGACTGCTGGGAGAGGAGCCGGCTGGGAGCAGAGCAGGGTGCCAGGCAGACAGGACCCCACGTccctggggcagaggggaaagaaatGGGCCCAGATTGCAGGAAGGGGCCTGTGACCCACTCACATCTGAGGTGAGGAGCCCCGTGCAAGTGTGTAAGAACTAAAGAGCCAGGGCTGTTGGAACCCAAGCAGCAGGACCCGCCTCCCTGTCACTCCGGACGGGTTTGGCTCCTGTAGAGTCAGAGGTCACTGTCCCTGGATTCGCGTGTCCGAGGCCAGGTGCACATCACCGACTGCAGCCGCCcggtgaggtgggggcaggggggtgggcagcGGTGGGATGGCgggctgcagggagaggagggtcTGGGCCAGGGAGGCTGCAGGGGGGAAGGACAGCAGCCTGAACACAGCTCTTCCGCTGCGCATCTTcgagccccacccctgcccctggcatCACATGCCCCAGCCGCCTGGCTCTCCCGACCTCCTGACTCTTCGTCAGCGTCCCCCACCGCCAGGCACACCTTCGCCTCCAGGCTGGTGCACGGAGCCCTGGGCCTCTGCCATGTGGGGCCTGTGtggtgtgagtgagtgtgtgtgagtatgcGTGGATGCACGAGCGTGTGTGCCCATGTAGGTGTGAATGCGCGTGTGCACAGGTGTGTAGGTGTGGATGTGTAAGTGTAATTGTacgtgtgcatgagtgtgtggcTGTGAATGCGTGTGTATATTTGTGCACGTGAGTGTGTTATGTGTGGACTcgcgtgtgtgcatgtatacaagtgagtgtgcgtgtgtatgggtgtgcatatgtgtgcgaGTGTATACaggcgtgggtgtgtgtgtaatTAATTGCATCACGTGTGCGTGCGTGAGTGTGCATATATTTGTGACTGTGTGGGTGAGTGGTACGTGACTTTGTgcgcatgtgtgcgtgcgtgtgcctgtgtgtgctgtGAAAGCACACCGGGAAAGGCCCCTGGGGATTAGGGGTGAAGGCCCCCAGGCCAACCCCAGCTCTGGCCCCAACGGAACAGTGCCAGGCAGAGGGCACCGTGGTGGGGGCAGCTGGTGACGCTCTGCTTCCCCTGGGGCCCTCTTGCCGTGCCCTGACGATGGCCTGTGGACACGGGTCTGGCCGCGTGGGCTCCTGTCCGGAAGctgtcccccccttccccttGGCTCGGCTGTGGGCGCCGGCTGGCACAGGGCAGGCCCATCTGGTGCAGGTTGTAGGTAGGTCACAGATTTCTGAATGGTGCAGGATTTGTGCTCTGACGGGGTGGGCAGGAATTGGTCCTTCTGAGGGGCGGTAAAGGAGATCACGCTGCCTCCACCCGGGGGCTGCTCCCCCACATCCTTCCTGGGGGACAGCCAGGGCAGAAAGGCCCGGGGCTTCTGGGGAAGGAGTGTGCAAGGTGAGCTGTCTCTGGCCTGGGCAGAGGGGGTGCAGGAGCGGCGGGCTCGGGCTCC contains the following coding sequences:
- the IFITM10 gene encoding interferon-induced transmembrane protein 10, whose protein sequence is MLQDIGASPAGRAGPSSLLLSPCLQAQGPGQCPAPLGAPASTTDGAQEARVPLDGAFWIPRPPAGSPKGCFACVSKPPALQAPAAPAPEPSASPPMAPTLFPMESKSSKTDSMRASGAPQACKHLAEKKTMTNPTTVIEVYPDTTEVNDYYLWSIFNFVYLNFCCLGFIALAYSLKVRDKKLLNDLNGAVEDAKTARLFNITSSALAASCIILVFIFLRYPLTDY